A region of Beijerinckia sp. 28-YEA-48 DNA encodes the following proteins:
- a CDS encoding extracellular solute-binding protein, with translation MIDRRALLTAGAATSLLRYTPASAQPADWAQIERAAKAEREVVVYNTGVGLHRDVAGAFEARTGIKVNFLDMHASELRERVRIEQSAGRFVTDICLNGSTGSIVMDQLGQFQPHGGLPNEANLLDAFRDNGTRISIFQNIFGFMINTRLVPLSEEPKSFADLLHPRFKGKILADDPRASGEGYATFAVTYDKLGVGFQQQLAKQELVFTRNLLEGAQRVARGEYAVYFPQKFSDYLLLKPLPVKFIWPTEGSPYQTFMLAMARNAPHPNAARLLMNFFLDPAGQAFYARSGRGVTVRGALDDVPAEIRDALSAKLLGTADAAREAEFLKLAKDIYGA, from the coding sequence ATGATCGACAGGCGCGCACTTTTGACCGCCGGCGCGGCAACGAGCTTGCTGCGCTACACGCCGGCATCCGCGCAGCCCGCTGACTGGGCGCAGATTGAACGCGCGGCGAAGGCGGAGCGCGAAGTCGTCGTCTACAACACCGGTGTCGGACTGCATCGCGACGTCGCCGGCGCCTTCGAGGCGCGCACTGGCATCAAGGTGAACTTTCTCGACATGCACGCCAGCGAATTGCGCGAGCGCGTCCGCATCGAACAATCAGCTGGCCGTTTCGTCACCGACATCTGCCTGAACGGCAGCACCGGCTCAATCGTCATGGATCAGCTCGGCCAGTTCCAGCCCCATGGCGGCCTGCCGAACGAGGCCAATCTGCTCGACGCCTTTCGCGACAACGGTACGCGCATTTCGATCTTCCAGAATATCTTCGGCTTCATGATCAACACCCGGCTCGTGCCCCTGAGCGAGGAGCCGAAGAGTTTCGCCGATCTCTTGCATCCCCGCTTCAAGGGCAAAATCCTCGCTGATGATCCGCGCGCCTCGGGCGAAGGCTATGCGACCTTCGCCGTGACCTACGACAAACTCGGCGTGGGCTTTCAGCAGCAGCTCGCCAAACAGGAGCTCGTCTTCACGCGCAATCTGCTTGAAGGCGCGCAGCGGGTGGCCCGGGGCGAATATGCGGTCTATTTCCCGCAGAAATTCTCCGATTATCTCTTGCTCAAGCCCCTGCCGGTAAAATTCATCTGGCCAACGGAGGGCTCGCCTTATCAGACCTTCATGCTGGCCATGGCCCGCAACGCGCCCCATCCCAATGCGGCGCGACTGCTGATGAACTTCTTCCTCGATCCCGCGGGCCAGGCATTCTACGCCCGTTCAGGCCGTGGCGTCACCGTGCGCGGAGCGCTCGATGACGTGCCAGCCGAAATCCGCGACGCCTTGAGCGCCAAACTGCTTGGCACCGCTGATGCCGCGCGCGAAGCTGAGTTCCTGAAGCTCGCGAAGGATATCTACGGCGCCTGA
- a CDS encoding ferredoxin, which yields MTITVEINRAKCQGYKRCTHWAPETFTLDDEGKVVLADIPKNSDEELLKAAKSCPYRVIAAFDETATQLFPPPRPKVA from the coding sequence ATGACGATCACAGTCGAAATCAATCGCGCCAAATGCCAAGGCTACAAGCGCTGCACCCATTGGGCGCCGGAAACGTTTACGCTCGATGACGAAGGGAAAGTGGTTCTCGCGGACATTCCAAAGAACAGCGACGAGGAGCTGTTGAAGGCGGCGAAGAGCTGCCCCTATCGCGTCATCGCCGCGTTCGATGAAACCGCGACGCAGCTGTTTCCGCCGCCACGTCCGAAAGTCGCTTGA
- the gor gene encoding glutathione-disulfide reductase gives MAQFDVDLFVIGAGSGGVRASRIAGGHGAKVMVAEEFRIGGTCVIRGCIPKKLYAYASRFVDDFEDAAGYGWSFPEKPTFDWTKLVAAKEREITRLSGLYLKGVEGVGGTIVQSRAEIEDEHTVRLLNDGRKITAKYILVATGGGPSFVPEIPGMVHAISSNEVFDLKRLPASMLIVGGGYIAVEFASVFARLGTKITQVMRADNVLRGFDDDMRVGLRDGLHHAGIETRFGILPTKIEKQASGSLTVTFSDGSTSDFEQVLIATGRHPHTNGLGLDKAGVLLDRDGAVKVDAYSRTNVPSIYAVGDVTNRINLTPVAVREGHAFADTVFGGKDVKVDHSDVASAVFSTPEIGTVGLTETQARETFDVVDIYRAAFRPLKATLSGRTERMVMKIVVDGKSDRILGVHILGHDAGEMAQLLGIAVKMRATKADFDATMAVHPTAAEELVTMRTRTARYEK, from the coding sequence GTGGCCCAGTTCGACGTCGATCTTTTCGTCATAGGTGCTGGCTCCGGCGGCGTGCGTGCTTCGCGCATCGCCGGCGGCCATGGCGCCAAAGTGATGGTGGCGGAAGAATTCCGCATTGGCGGCACCTGCGTCATCCGCGGCTGCATCCCCAAGAAGCTCTATGCCTACGCCAGCCGCTTCGTCGATGATTTCGAGGATGCTGCCGGCTACGGCTGGAGCTTTCCCGAAAAGCCGACCTTCGACTGGACCAAGCTGGTTGCGGCCAAGGAGCGCGAGATCACGCGCCTGTCGGGCCTCTATCTGAAAGGCGTTGAAGGCGTCGGCGGCACCATCGTGCAGAGCCGCGCCGAGATCGAGGACGAACACACGGTTCGTCTGCTGAACGACGGCCGCAAGATCACGGCCAAATATATTCTGGTGGCGACCGGCGGCGGACCGTCCTTCGTGCCCGAAATCCCCGGCATGGTCCATGCGATTTCCTCCAACGAGGTGTTCGACCTGAAACGCCTGCCGGCGAGCATGCTGATCGTCGGTGGCGGTTACATCGCCGTCGAATTTGCCAGCGTGTTTGCGCGGCTCGGCACCAAGATCACGCAGGTGATGCGCGCCGATAACGTGCTGCGTGGCTTTGACGACGACATGCGCGTTGGTCTGCGCGACGGCCTGCACCATGCCGGTATCGAGACTCGCTTTGGCATCCTGCCGACGAAGATCGAGAAACAGGCCAGCGGCAGTTTGACCGTGACGTTCAGCGATGGCTCGACCAGCGATTTCGAACAGGTGTTGATCGCCACCGGCCGCCATCCTCATACTAACGGCCTCGGGCTCGATAAGGCCGGCGTGCTCCTCGACAGGGACGGCGCGGTCAAGGTCGACGCCTATTCGCGCACCAATGTCCCGTCGATCTATGCGGTGGGCGATGTCACCAACCGCATCAATCTGACGCCGGTTGCCGTGCGCGAGGGCCACGCCTTCGCCGATACGGTGTTTGGCGGCAAGGATGTAAAGGTCGATCACAGCGATGTCGCCAGCGCGGTCTTCTCGACGCCGGAGATCGGCACTGTCGGCCTGACCGAGACGCAGGCGCGCGAGACCTTCGATGTGGTCGATATCTATCGAGCCGCGTTCCGGCCGCTGAAAGCCACTCTCTCTGGGCGCACCGAACGCATGGTGATGAAGATCGTCGTCGACGGCAAAAGCGACCGCATCCTCGGCGTCCATATCCTCGGCCATGACGCTGGCGAGATGGCGCAGCTGCTCGGCATCGCCGTCAAGATGCGCGCCACCAAGGCCGACTTCGACGCCACCATGGCGGTGCATCCGACAGCAGCGGAAGAATTGGTGACCATGCGCACCCGCACGGCACGCTATGAAAAATAA
- a CDS encoding DUF2059 domain-containing protein, whose product MKSIRSSLFAVALLSTALVPFVAQAQQPAPAPVAPETDSYSPSHLALARQVVLTSGIANTFDLVYPQLADQTVGIVTRTRPELRADLIAVLKQLQPEFEGRKEEIIKATTNAFAGAMSEKDLKPVADFFASESGKAYVAMQPKVINQMVVAMDAWNRQLSTDIMVRVREEMKKKGHQL is encoded by the coding sequence GTGAAATCGATCCGCTCTTCCCTGTTTGCCGTCGCCCTGCTCTCGACTGCTCTGGTGCCCTTCGTTGCGCAAGCGCAGCAGCCGGCACCAGCTCCTGTCGCGCCCGAGACCGACAGCTATTCGCCGAGCCATCTCGCGCTGGCGCGCCAGGTCGTGCTGACGTCGGGCATCGCCAACACCTTCGACCTGGTCTATCCGCAGCTCGCCGACCAGACCGTCGGCATCGTGACGCGTACGCGCCCGGAATTGCGTGCCGACCTCATCGCCGTCCTGAAGCAGCTGCAGCCGGAATTCGAAGGTCGCAAGGAAGAGATCATCAAGGCGACGACCAATGCCTTCGCTGGCGCCATGAGCGAGAAGGATCTCAAGCCGGTCGCCGATTTCTTCGCCTCGGAGTCGGGCAAGGCCTATGTCGCCATGCAGCCGAAGGTCATCAACCAGATGGTCGTGGCGATGGACGCGTGGAATCGCCAGCTGTCGACCGACATCATGGTGCGCGTGCGCGAAGAGATGAAGAAGAAGGGTCATCAGCTCTAA
- a CDS encoding outer membrane protein: MKHPALIAAALAASMSSVFAADLPVRGPAPAPIFVQAFSWSGFYVGASIGYGWGQSKTRTALDPTSSWAIEAPAFQAGWAGLSNGTTNPSGVLGGVQAGYNYQMNSIVLGLEADINLSGMKGNSTTFGAPTPPGPPTYTWMRSAKNDWFLTLRPRIGVTFDRTLIFVTGGLAVGDIKGDWSVLGSNGYSKAGSINKTKAGWTIGGGVEQAINQNWSIKLEYLYTDLGRVDYASFYRAGSTFAPPGFNYRELLSQDLKFHTVRVGVNYRFGGPAGAVVAKY; encoded by the coding sequence ATGAAGCATCCAGCGCTGATTGCCGCTGCTTTGGCAGCATCTATGAGTTCTGTTTTTGCGGCGGATCTGCCGGTAAGAGGGCCCGCGCCCGCACCTATTTTCGTTCAAGCCTTTAGCTGGAGCGGCTTCTATGTCGGCGCCAGCATCGGTTACGGCTGGGGCCAGTCGAAGACCAGGACAGCTCTTGATCCGACCAGCAGCTGGGCGATCGAGGCTCCGGCGTTCCAAGCTGGCTGGGCCGGGCTGAGCAATGGCACGACCAATCCATCCGGCGTGCTCGGTGGCGTACAGGCCGGCTACAACTACCAGATGAATTCGATCGTCCTGGGTCTTGAGGCCGACATCAACCTCTCCGGCATGAAGGGCAATTCCACCACGTTCGGAGCGCCCACCCCACCGGGACCGCCCACCTATACGTGGATGCGCAGCGCCAAGAACGATTGGTTTCTGACGCTACGTCCGCGCATCGGCGTCACCTTTGATCGCACGCTCATCTTTGTCACCGGTGGTCTTGCCGTTGGCGACATCAAGGGCGACTGGAGCGTGCTGGGCAGCAACGGCTACAGCAAGGCCGGATCGATCAATAAGACCAAGGCTGGTTGGACGATCGGCGGTGGCGTCGAACAGGCCATCAACCAGAACTGGAGCATCAAGCTCGAGTATCTGTATACAGATCTTGGCCGCGTCGATTATGCCTCGTTCTACCGGGCGGGCAGCACGTTCGCGCCTCCTGGCTTTAACTATCGGGAACTACTGTCCCAGGATCTCAAGTTCCATACGGTTCGTGTGGGTGTGAATTACCGCTTCGGCGGCCCAGCCGGCGCAGTCGTCGCCAAATACTGA
- a CDS encoding DUF1445 domain-containing protein, producing the protein MTKAAAVRQAARDNRWVGSTRGAAPGQVQCNVVILPGSEAPDFLAWCERNRAVTPILARSVAGDPALPTLGEDIDIRSDLPAYRVFEDGVDRGEVADIKALWQDDWQAFAFGCSFSLEDALRAEGIPLAYEERGFGGAIYVTDVQSEAYGGYGGPLVVSMRPIHRSFTRRAVEVSQAYPQLHGAPVHVGTPETIGIDLSRPLEALGTLSLLPDEEPMFWACGVTTQFAIQNAKPRIAVTHVSSRMLVTDLAIAALARAPLGADA; encoded by the coding sequence ATGACGAAGGCAGCAGCGGTCCGCCAAGCGGCGCGAGACAATCGTTGGGTCGGCAGCACACGCGGCGCGGCCCCTGGTCAAGTGCAATGCAACGTGGTGATCCTGCCAGGGTCCGAAGCGCCGGATTTTCTGGCTTGGTGTGAACGCAACCGCGCCGTTACACCTATCTTGGCGCGCTCCGTGGCAGGTGATCCCGCCTTGCCGACGCTTGGCGAGGACATCGATATACGCAGTGATCTGCCGGCTTATCGGGTTTTCGAGGACGGTGTTGATCGCGGCGAAGTCGCCGACATCAAGGCGCTCTGGCAAGACGATTGGCAGGCCTTCGCCTTCGGTTGCTCATTTTCGCTTGAAGACGCTTTACGTGCCGAGGGCATTCCCCTGGCCTATGAGGAACGTGGCTTCGGCGGCGCCATCTATGTCACCGATGTTCAGAGCGAGGCATATGGCGGCTACGGCGGGCCGCTGGTTGTCTCGATGCGCCCCATCCATCGTTCATTCACACGTCGGGCCGTTGAGGTTAGCCAAGCCTATCCGCAATTACACGGCGCGCCGGTGCATGTCGGCACGCCGGAGACGATCGGCATCGATCTCTCCCGTCCGCTCGAGGCGCTGGGCACGCTGAGCCTACTGCCTGATGAAGAGCCGATGTTCTGGGCCTGCGGCGTCACCACCCAGTTTGCAATCCAGAACGCCAAGCCGCGCATCGCCGTGACCCATGTTTCAAGCCGCATGCTGGTCACGGATCTCGCCATAGCGGCCCTGGCGCGAGCGCCGCTTGGCGCTGACGCCTAG
- a CDS encoding aromatic-ring-hydroxylating dioxygenase subunit beta, whose protein sequence is MSRSDIEAFVYREARLMDDMRYDEWLRLWDEHGVYHVPIDHNDTGTGLHVAIIRDDYTRLVQRLDRLKSGSVLAVEGQKGAMRRIVSNIEVDTGSDGIEVRSNFMLGIARTAEQQVWIGQSVHRLRPEGDGFRILRKTVFLINSGQEIPLLQFLI, encoded by the coding sequence ATGAGCCGTTCGGATATTGAGGCTTTTGTCTATCGCGAAGCCCGGCTGATGGATGATATGCGTTATGATGAATGGCTGAGGCTCTGGGACGAGCATGGCGTCTATCATGTTCCCATCGACCACAACGACACGGGGACCGGACTACACGTCGCCATCATCCGCGATGATTACACGCGCCTGGTACAGCGGCTTGACCGGTTGAAAAGCGGATCGGTGCTTGCCGTCGAGGGCCAGAAAGGCGCGATGCGCCGCATCGTCTCCAATATCGAAGTAGACACTGGTAGCGACGGGATTGAGGTGCGCTCCAATTTCATGCTGGGCATCGCGCGAACGGCGGAGCAGCAAGTCTGGATCGGTCAGAGCGTGCACAGGTTGCGCCCGGAGGGGGACGGCTTTCGCATTCTTCGCAAGACGGTTTTTCTTATCAACAGCGGGCAGGAAATTCCCCTGCTGCAATTTCTGATTTGA
- a CDS encoding nuclear transport factor 2 family protein, which yields MDVANTNLTTVKAYVAALNAGDFDSLQRLFTEDATVQGVTGGGPIAMALPVWRDLHHGLNMHLEIAAIVAEGDTVAVRYIESGRWTGTFLGFSEPTGKSYRLVAIEWFEMRDGLIARRWGVRDGGAQASQLGFPLAA from the coding sequence ATGGATGTCGCGAACACGAATCTTACGACGGTCAAAGCCTATGTCGCCGCCCTGAATGCCGGCGATTTCGACAGTCTGCAGCGCCTCTTCACCGAGGATGCGACCGTACAGGGCGTAACGGGTGGTGGCCCGATCGCGATGGCTCTGCCGGTCTGGCGCGATCTCCACCACGGGCTGAACATGCATCTGGAGATCGCGGCGATTGTCGCCGAGGGCGACACGGTGGCGGTGCGCTATATCGAAAGCGGCCGTTGGACGGGCACGTTTCTGGGCTTCAGTGAACCCACCGGCAAAAGCTATCGGCTGGTTGCGATCGAATGGTTCGAGATGCGCGATGGTCTGATCGCGCGGCGCTGGGGCGTCCGCGATGGCGGCGCACAGGCAAGTCAGCTCGGCTTTCCACTCGCTGCCTGA
- a CDS encoding LysR family transcriptional regulator, with amino-acid sequence MTLTADDCLWARWDVTFNWNDLRYVLAVARQGSTLAAASVLGVNQTTVARRIDMLEQALDIQLFERRPEGYRITQQGQEALAVAERIEREAAALADGARSWRRQISGVVRITATELVATELLAPLIAELRQRHPLLQIELIADDRRFDLTRGEADVAVRVGQIPDDPSIVRRWLGRSVWSIYCSQSYAQHHGTPLNLAELDEHQIIGGSGQLDKLAPLLALREAAPRAAIAVRCNSVANLIAAVRSGIGIGPLPGWADGDDLVRCPLPELETSADIWLLFPESQRSSRHVRTVVDALISRFETVRSRLEGRS; translated from the coding sequence ATGACGCTTACCGCTGACGACTGTCTTTGGGCGCGGTGGGACGTGACCTTCAACTGGAACGACCTCAGATATGTTCTGGCCGTGGCGCGCCAGGGCTCGACCTTGGCCGCCGCTTCGGTGCTTGGGGTCAATCAGACGACGGTGGCGCGTCGCATCGACATGCTGGAACAAGCGCTCGACATCCAGCTCTTCGAGCGGCGTCCCGAAGGATACCGGATCACCCAACAGGGGCAGGAAGCCCTGGCGGTCGCCGAGCGCATCGAACGGGAGGCGGCGGCGCTGGCCGATGGGGCGCGATCCTGGCGCCGGCAAATCTCCGGTGTTGTTCGGATCACGGCGACCGAACTGGTGGCGACCGAACTGCTCGCGCCGCTGATCGCGGAGCTACGCCAGCGCCATCCGCTCTTGCAGATTGAACTCATCGCCGACGACCGGCGATTTGATCTCACCCGTGGCGAGGCCGATGTGGCGGTGCGCGTCGGCCAGATCCCTGACGATCCAAGCATTGTCCGGCGCTGGCTCGGTCGTAGTGTCTGGTCGATCTATTGCAGCCAGTCCTATGCGCAGCACCACGGCACGCCACTCAACCTTGCCGAGCTCGACGAGCACCAAATCATCGGCGGTAGCGGTCAGCTCGACAAGCTCGCGCCGCTCTTGGCCTTGCGCGAAGCGGCTCCCCGCGCCGCCATCGCTGTGCGCTGCAATTCGGTCGCCAATCTCATTGCCGCCGTCCGCTCCGGGATCGGCATCGGTCCTCTGCCGGGCTGGGCCGATGGCGACGATCTCGTGCGTTGCCCCCTGCCCGAACTCGAAACCAGCGCCGACATCTGGCTGCTTTTCCCCGAGAGCCAGCGCAGCAGTCGGCATGTCCGCACCGTCGTCGATGCCTTGATCAGCCGGTTTGAAACGGTGCGGAGCCGGTTGGAAGGACGCTCTTGA
- a CDS encoding mandelate racemase/muconate lactonizing enzyme family protein — MAKITRIEAIHVRIALPRDFRGSIYSVPEKNAIITRIHTDHGPMGEAINGEGNAEAHAAAVRVIENDLTPRLIGEDVSNIEALWTKMWAATHVSNRDRRPEVRAIACIDSALWDIKGKEAGMPLYKLWGGARDRLPIIAIGGQYHDDYSAADYGKEVAFYRDFGLAGCKFKVGGKTAQEDAERTKAARAAVGDDFVLCVDANRGWDLATALAFCKLVDGLGLRWFEEPCHWHDDKRTMARMRQTCGLPICAGQSEITAEACRDLILTGAIDVCNLDASWGGGPTAWLRVAHMAACFGIEMGHHGEPVVGSHLLAAVSNGTYVETHHPDRDPVFHKMVGGRGVIANGFYELPQGPGWGVTLDTDMIAKYRTS; from the coding sequence TTGGCCAAGATCACGCGCATAGAGGCGATCCATGTGCGCATTGCGCTACCGCGTGATTTTCGCGGCAGCATCTACAGCGTGCCGGAGAAGAATGCGATCATCACCCGCATCCATACCGATCATGGACCGATGGGCGAAGCGATCAACGGCGAAGGCAATGCGGAGGCTCATGCCGCTGCCGTGCGCGTGATCGAGAATGATCTGACGCCGCGCCTGATCGGCGAGGATGTTTCGAACATCGAGGCGCTCTGGACGAAGATGTGGGCGGCGACGCATGTCTCCAACCGCGACCGCCGGCCGGAAGTGCGCGCCATCGCCTGTATCGATTCCGCCCTATGGGACATCAAGGGCAAGGAAGCCGGCATGCCGCTCTACAAATTGTGGGGTGGCGCGCGCGACCGCCTGCCGATCATCGCCATTGGCGGCCAGTACCATGACGATTACAGCGCCGCGGATTACGGCAAGGAGGTCGCCTTCTATCGCGACTTCGGCCTGGCCGGCTGCAAATTCAAGGTCGGCGGCAAGACGGCACAGGAGGACGCTGAACGCACCAAGGCCGCGCGCGCCGCCGTCGGTGACGATTTCGTCCTCTGCGTCGATGCCAATCGCGGCTGGGATCTGGCGACCGCCCTCGCCTTCTGCAAACTGGTCGACGGCCTCGGCCTGCGCTGGTTCGAAGAACCCTGCCATTGGCATGACGACAAGCGCACCATGGCGCGCATGCGCCAGACATGCGGCCTACCGATCTGCGCCGGTCAGTCGGAAATCACCGCGGAAGCCTGTCGCGACCTGATACTGACGGGCGCCATCGACGTCTGTAATCTCGACGCAAGCTGGGGCGGCGGGCCGACGGCTTGGCTGCGCGTGGCGCATATGGCCGCCTGCTTCGGGATTGAGATGGGCCACCATGGCGAACCGGTGGTCGGCTCCCATCTTCTTGCCGCTGTTTCGAACGGGACCTATGTCGAAACGCATCATCCAGATCGCGACCCGGTTTTCCATAAAATGGTTGGTGGCCGTGGTGTTATCGCCAATGGTTTCTACGAGTTACCGCAAGGTCCCGGCTGGGGCGTCACGCTCGATACGGACATGATCGCGAAATATCGAACAAGTTGA
- a CDS encoding HAD-IA family hydrolase, whose translation MSKSPSKPPILVFDLDGTLAETAGDLIGALNTILEREGMAPVSLKAGREMVGAGGRVLLQHGFAASGGGKLDPERLEKLFADYLTVYEKRIAQESHLFPGLIGALDLFEAAGWIFAVCTNKVERASLKLLKALDITDRFKAICGQDTIYIDGKAVMKPDPRVLRATIERAGGNPAHAVMIGDSKTDIHTAQAAGMPVVAVDFGYTDQPIETFRPDVVISRFDQLWDAVAGLRFSN comes from the coding sequence ATGTCAAAATCTCCCTCCAAGCCCCCCATCCTCGTCTTCGACCTCGACGGCACCCTGGCGGAAACCGCCGGTGACCTGATCGGCGCGCTCAACACCATTCTGGAGCGCGAAGGCATGGCGCCCGTCAGCCTCAAGGCCGGCCGCGAAATGGTCGGCGCCGGCGGCCGGGTCCTGCTTCAGCATGGCTTTGCTGCGTCCGGCGGCGGCAAGCTCGATCCGGAGCGGCTGGAGAAGTTGTTTGCCGATTACCTCACCGTTTACGAAAAGCGCATCGCCCAGGAATCGCATCTGTTTCCCGGCTTGATCGGGGCGCTCGACCTCTTCGAGGCGGCCGGCTGGATCTTCGCCGTCTGCACCAACAAGGTCGAGCGGGCTTCGCTGAAGCTGCTGAAGGCGCTTGATATCACCGATCGTTTCAAGGCAATCTGCGGCCAGGACACGATCTATATCGACGGCAAGGCGGTGATGAAGCCCGATCCCCGCGTGCTGCGCGCGACGATCGAGCGGGCCGGCGGCAATCCAGCCCATGCGGTCATGATCGGCGATTCGAAAACCGATATTCACACTGCCCAGGCGGCGGGCATGCCCGTCGTGGCAGTGGATTTCGGCTATACCGACCAGCCGATCGAGACTTTTAGGCCCGATGTGGTGATTTCCCGCTTCGATCAGCTCTGGGATGCGGTGGCCGGGCTGCGGTTTTCGAACTGA
- a CDS encoding polysaccharide deacetylase family protein has product MTHHNRFDYSPIIDRPVRKLPGGARVGVWITPNIEHFHWGKPGMAMTPMTTGLTPDVLNHAWRDYGARVGIWRMMEILAKYKIKATAALNAEVCDEYPRIVEEGSKLGWEWVAHGPSNSMLFTGMPEEAERPIIASVIDRIAQAAGKRPRGWLGPALTETDHTLDLLAEQKIDYVMDWANDELPYEMRTRAGSILSLPYTLEVGDIPIFLQQGRSGGNFYDIVADQFDQLYEEGAHRPRLLSLALHPFLIGHPFRARHLDRALAHIARHEGVWMATGSEITDWFRSA; this is encoded by the coding sequence ATGACACATCACAACCGCTTCGATTATTCGCCGATCATTGATCGCCCTGTGCGCAAATTGCCGGGCGGCGCCCGCGTCGGTGTCTGGATCACGCCCAACATCGAGCATTTCCACTGGGGCAAGCCCGGCATGGCGATGACGCCGATGACCACGGGCCTGACGCCCGACGTCCTCAATCACGCCTGGCGCGATTATGGAGCGCGGGTTGGCATCTGGCGGATGATGGAAATCCTCGCCAAATATAAGATCAAGGCGACGGCGGCGCTCAATGCGGAAGTCTGCGACGAATATCCACGCATCGTTGAAGAGGGCAGCAAGCTTGGTTGGGAATGGGTGGCCCATGGCCCGTCCAATTCCATGCTGTTCACCGGCATGCCGGAAGAGGCGGAGCGGCCGATTATCGCCAGTGTCATCGATCGCATCGCCCAGGCAGCGGGCAAACGGCCTCGTGGCTGGCTCGGCCCGGCGCTGACCGAGACAGACCACACGCTCGATCTCCTCGCCGAACAGAAGATCGATTACGTGATGGATTGGGCCAACGACGAATTGCCCTATGAGATGCGCACCCGCGCCGGTTCGATCCTATCGCTGCCCTATACGCTTGAGGTTGGCGACATTCCGATCTTCCTGCAGCAAGGGCGCAGCGGCGGCAATTTCTACGACATCGTCGCCGATCAGTTCGACCAGCTCTATGAGGAGGGTGCGCATCGCCCGCGCTTGCTGTCGCTGGCCTTGCATCCGTTCCTGATCGGGCATCCGTTCCGCGCTCGCCATCTTGACCGGGCATTGGCACACATTGCCCGCCATGAAGGCGTCTGGATGGCGACCGGCAGCGAGATCACGGATTGGTTCCGCAGCGCTTAG
- the rpiA gene encoding ribose-5-phosphate isomerase RpiA produces the protein MSSLDKAKRLAAERAAEFVRDGMRLGLGTGSTAAHFVDCIGEKVAQGMTFTCVPTSEATRRQAERLGITLSTLDETPQLDLTVDGADEFDPQLRLIKGGGGALLREKIVAFASQRMIVITDNTKKVATLGRFPLPVEVVPFGLEATRRALTTLLADMGLKGTISLRTGADGHVFVTDGAHSILDCALGAIPDPERLAQELKTIPGVVEHGLFLGLADAVIVAGESGLEIIGNPGS, from the coding sequence GTGTCTTCCCTCGACAAAGCCAAACGCCTTGCTGCCGAACGCGCCGCGGAATTCGTCCGCGATGGCATGCGATTGGGTCTCGGCACCGGCTCGACCGCCGCCCATTTCGTCGATTGCATTGGCGAGAAGGTGGCGCAGGGGATGACATTCACCTGCGTGCCGACATCAGAGGCGACGCGTCGCCAGGCCGAGCGGCTGGGCATTACGCTATCGACCCTCGATGAGACACCGCAGCTCGATCTCACCGTCGATGGCGCCGACGAGTTCGATCCGCAATTGCGTTTGATCAAGGGCGGTGGCGGCGCATTGCTGCGTGAGAAGATCGTCGCCTTCGCCTCGCAACGCATGATCGTGATTACCGACAACACCAAGAAGGTCGCGACGCTGGGACGTTTCCCGCTGCCCGTCGAAGTGGTGCCGTTCGGTTTGGAAGCAACCCGACGGGCGCTCACCACCCTGCTCGCAGACATGGGCCTGAAGGGCACGATCAGCCTGCGCACAGGCGCCGACGGCCATGTTTTCGTCACCGACGGAGCCCACAGCATTCTCGATTGCGCTTTAGGCGCTATTCCCGACCCGGAACGCCTGGCCCAAGAACTGAAGACCATCCCAGGTGTTGTCGAACACGGACTGTTTTTGGGGCTCGCTGATGCGGTGATCGTGGCGGGCGAATCCGGACTGGAAATCATCGGAAATCCGGGGTCCTGA